Within Telopea speciosissima isolate NSW1024214 ecotype Mountain lineage chromosome 8, Tspe_v1, whole genome shotgun sequence, the genomic segment ccaccctcttcttgtgagaggcactaagaaaccgcatacgataaaaattccatctttattctaccaaaaaaaaaagagtgttaAGGAGCCAAGAACTGATTGaccttttgtatttttgttattaAAGTCTCACCTTctctccttttccaagaacacCCTTCCCCTTTTATGAATGTACACTGTTATGTACTAGGCTTCCCCTGGCTAAATTCTAGTTCATAAGAAAGCCAAGAAAAGTTGGTTACCCATTTTTACCCAAACGTAACCATCTTTCGGGAGACCCATCATAAAGAAAAAAGTTTATAGAACCACAAATAACATGGTATGGATTTAGTTTATCAGATAAGGTATCAATCAGTTTCAAAATCAGTATTGATATCGGTATGTCTCGGTCCTTATTGGCCTATCAGATGTTTTTGGCTTTTCACCCTCAAAGATATCGATACCGACATGTTTTACCATCTTATCCTTTGTCCGTATCTTACCATCAATCTAGTATCGATCAGGTATCAATATCAAAGCCGATTAATACTGATGTGGATCGGCCATATCGGCTGATGTGATACCGATTCCTATAACCCTGTTTTAAGGTGATCCATCACAATCTCCCCTTAATGATGCTGGTTTGGTATGGCACTCCCTTTAATGATGTTGGTTTGGTATGGCCAAATTGGGTTTTGAGTTCGCTGTAAACTTGACTTTGTTGGTCTGCCAAGGGCTTCTTGAAATTTCAATTTACACAAAATGTGTGAAAGTGATATATATGGATTTTCTAGGGGTTTGGATTATTTATGATAAATGTTTTAGGAGAGCAGTCTACTCTGTGGTCTGGAGTCATCCAATGCGAAATAAGCATAATATACCAACGAAGTAAACCAATACCTAAACCCATGATCACCAACTGAACCATATACATGAATGGGTGGCAATTGACAATGGTAATCTGTCCTCTCAATCAAACCATGGAAAAATACaaatcggatcggatcggataaGGATTGAATGTGATCGGATCCGAATATTTCCTGACCGAATAAAGATAActctaaacggattcagatggatttggatacggatcgaattTAGATTTTCGGCCATCCGTTACATCTCCGCCTTCTGTAACCTGGATCTTCCTCCCCCTagcagatacaattcactcCCAATCCATAtcttttagatcatgattctcttttcctcatattctagaacacgttgaatcttaaaaaaccctgaagaccattatttacttaattttttattattaagtatttagattttttttcggacggatttttatcggagtattcagatttttttctaGATATCTCcaaacgaatacggatgtccctaaatggatacggatgcggatcggattcagattttcagatatccatttacatccctactcataagtagggctgcaacagggtcgggttgggccaggttttttaaaaccctagcccaaccctgagtccccctAGTTGGGCCCATgaccgacccgaccctgattgagggtcaaaaaaatccaaccctgaccctccctcagggtcgggccgggctggcCCTGATTGGCCTTAATCatgaagaggggggggggaggaatgagatgcatgggctggccaagcTGGGAAACAGAGATGAATGGGTCGGTCAAGTTGGGAAAGGTAGATGTATGGGCTGGCtaggttgagaagaagaagaagaaagaagaggaagcacaagaagaagagagaaaaaaaaatagaaaggacgaagaagacagggttgggttgggccgggctaaGCCCAAGGCCTCACCCCTGACCCGATCAGACCTAACTCAGGACCggaaattcccaaccctgacccaccctcagggctaaggtatctcaattctcaacccaagccctgttcgagctcagggcgggctcgggccgtccgggccaaacttgcatccctCATAAGTGCcagatctttatcacctccagttccttgcccggcccagttccctagttcctctaacaaggggggactggaatgaccatcctacccctgcccaaacactctacccgggtggagtccaccaccccctattagaggaactggggaactaggGACCTAGGCCGGGTAGAATATAACTTTCCCTTAAGTGCCACGTAACACAGGATTGGGAGGGGATACAGCCGTCATAGTTTAAATACATGAGGTCATTTTGGTAAATCAATAAATCACCAATTGACCACCTTCCCGCAAATAACGGTTGTTGTACATGAGAGACCCATTTCACGTTACAGAAGTTTCTGTCTCAAGACAGCTCAGAAAGAAACAGAGCCCACAGAAACCAGAAAACAGAAAGAATAATAAACATCAGCACCTCCAAGGATCTGCAACTCTGCAACTCAACAACAACGAAAATGACTGAGCTCGAGAGCGCTGCTCATGAGATGCCTAAGTTCATcaccttcctctcttctctgctTAAGAGAGTAGCTCAATCGAACGACGTGAACCGGCGGTTCGAGCCGCAGAAGATCTCTGTCTTCCATGGTCTCACCCGGCCGACCATCTCATTACAGAGCTACCTGGAGAGGATCTTCAAATACGCTAATTGCAGCCCTTCTTGCTTCGTTATCGCTTATGTTTACTTGGATCGGTTTGGACAGAGGCAGCCCTTGGTTCCCATCAATTCATTTAATGTTCATCGATTGCACATCACCAGTGTCATGGTCGCTGCCAAATTCATGGATGACATGTAAGTTTCTCAAAGTAtttacttctttgtttcaatcataaattgaaattctttgatccttctcatgggttttctttttctgttaagTTGCTTTAAAGGAGGTTTTCTGCAATAACTGGATTGAGTTTTGAtgggtttttcttctctttattacATCTGGGTTTGGTTTCTTCTGCTGGCAAGAATTCGATCTTCTTTAATGGATAGTTTTGGCAGAGATTGTTTCTTTAAATTCAAAAATCTATTTTGAGTTCGCGTGAATTCGAGCTTTCAGAAGAAGAATTTCAGAATTTGATGACCCAAACTTTTGAATCTCTCTGTTTTTCCCTGAAAATCCAGCTTTTGATTAATTTTGTCTAAACACCTCAAACCCAGAATAtgaagggcatttatgtaatccataaaaataaaaattttaattaatatttttttattttttctctctctttaccTAAAAGTCTAACTCTTAAACAACGAAATGATTATATGggtattaatttttaatttttatttttggtgaaatttcagGTATTACAACAATGCTTACTATGCAAAAGTTGGAGGGATCAGCATAACAGAGATGAACTTTCTTGAGGTGGACTTCTTGTTTGGTTTGAGCTTCCATTTAAATGTGACACCCATCACTTTCCACACCTACTGTTCTTACCTCCAAAGAGAGATGATTCTCC encodes:
- the LOC122671985 gene encoding cyclin-U4-1-like, with amino-acid sequence MTELESAAHEMPKFITFLSSLLKRVAQSNDVNRRFEPQKISVFHGLTRPTISLQSYLERIFKYANCSPSCFVIAYVYLDRFGQRQPLVPINSFNVHRLHITSVMVAAKFMDDMYYNNAYYAKVGGISITEMNFLEVDFLFGLSFHLNVTPITFHTYCSYLQREMILLEPPLHLGRSLKLHCCFTEDESTHQTQQLAV